A window from Cognatishimia sp. WU-CL00825 encodes these proteins:
- a CDS encoding FAD-dependent oxidoreductase produces MFQDRYPLAFKLYPYERSADQDQSIPVRHPVVVMGGGPIGLGIALDLGRQGVPVVVLDDHEGIGMGSRAICFAKRTLEIADRFGCGDAMVDKGVVWNIGKVFHDDRQVFEFNLLPEEGHKNPAFINLQQPYFERFLFEQIQAEIAKGAPIEIRGKNRVESVDPLDDHVGLTVLTPEGEYQLEADWLIGCDGASSPLRSMMGLEFDGRVFQDSFLIADIRMKAEYPTERWFWFEPHFKSGASALLHKQPDDVWRIDFQIGWDADRKEEMKEANIRKRLDAMLGDDVEYDMVWSSIYTFQCKRMESFRHGRVIFAGDSAHQVSPFGARGANSGMQDVDNLGWKLGMVVNGTAPETLIDSYSEERVYGAEENIRNSTRSTDFISPKSKVSYQFRNAILDLSSDYEFARPLVNSGRLSMPCTYDGLSLNAADDLAGPDRTRVGSPCPDAPVGSGFLLDHLGDQFVLLGLNQDVPDMQEVDGIAIKGVSLDLSNAAHELLRARYLGTEESAVYLIRPDQHVAARWPAFDADSVAQALKTACGKE; encoded by the coding sequence ATGTTTCAGGATCGCTATCCGCTTGCGTTCAAGCTGTACCCCTATGAACGGTCAGCTGACCAAGATCAATCGATCCCCGTTCGCCACCCCGTTGTCGTTATGGGAGGTGGTCCCATCGGGCTGGGCATTGCTCTAGACCTTGGCCGTCAGGGCGTGCCGGTGGTTGTGCTGGATGACCACGAAGGCATCGGCATGGGCAGCCGGGCGATTTGTTTTGCCAAACGCACGCTTGAAATCGCAGATCGCTTTGGCTGTGGCGACGCGATGGTCGACAAAGGCGTTGTCTGGAACATCGGCAAAGTCTTTCACGATGATCGCCAGGTTTTTGAGTTCAACCTCTTGCCCGAGGAAGGCCACAAGAACCCGGCGTTTATTAACCTGCAACAGCCCTATTTCGAACGGTTTCTGTTTGAACAGATCCAAGCCGAAATCGCAAAAGGCGCGCCCATCGAAATTCGCGGCAAAAACCGCGTCGAATCTGTGGACCCGCTGGACGATCATGTCGGTCTGACGGTCTTAACCCCAGAAGGTGAATATCAGCTAGAGGCCGATTGGTTGATTGGCTGTGACGGGGCCAGTTCGCCTCTGCGCAGCATGATGGGCCTAGAATTTGATGGCCGGGTGTTCCAGGATAGTTTCCTGATCGCCGACATTCGCATGAAGGCCGAATATCCAACAGAACGCTGGTTCTGGTTTGAACCGCATTTCAAATCAGGCGCGTCAGCATTGCTGCACAAACAGCCCGATGATGTCTGGCGTATCGATTTTCAAATCGGCTGGGACGCGGACCGCAAGGAGGAAATGAAAGAAGCGAACATACGCAAACGTTTGGATGCGATGTTAGGCGATGATGTCGAATATGACATGGTCTGGTCTTCGATCTATACCTTCCAATGCAAACGCATGGAGAGCTTCCGCCACGGTCGGGTGATCTTTGCCGGTGACAGCGCGCATCAGGTCTCTCCCTTTGGGGCAAGGGGGGCCAACTCCGGCATGCAGGACGTGGACAACCTCGGTTGGAAACTTGGCATGGTGGTCAACGGAACCGCGCCAGAAACCCTGATCGACAGCTATTCGGAAGAACGCGTGTACGGCGCCGAGGAAAACATCCGCAACTCCACGCGCTCTACGGATTTCATTTCGCCAAAATCCAAGGTCAGCTATCAATTCCGCAACGCCATCCTTGACCTCTCCAGCGATTATGAATTTGCAAGACCACTGGTGAATTCGGGCCGACTGTCGATGCCCTGTACCTATGATGGCCTGTCTTTGAACGCTGCCGATGACTTGGCCGGCCCAGACAGAACCCGCGTTGGCAGCCCCTGCCCAGATGCGCCGGTCGGCTCTGGCTTTCTGCTGGACCATTTGGGCGACCAATTTGTTCTGTTGGGTCTGAACCAAGATGTGCCCGACATGCAGGAAGTTGATGGTATCGCGATAAAGGGGGTCTCCTTGGACCTGTCCAACGCGGCGCACGAATTGCTGCGCGCGCGCTATCTGGGCACCGAAGAGAGCGCGGTTTATCTGATCCGTCCGGACCAACATGTTGCCGCACGCTGGCCTGCTTTTGACGCAGACAGCGTTGCCCAGGCCCTGAAAACAGCTTGCGGAAAGGAATAA
- a CDS encoding DUF2783 domain-containing protein has product MGELNTKANIADADQFYEDLINAHAGLSEDESQALNSRLILLLANHVGDMNVLSQALAAARAEP; this is encoded by the coding sequence ATGGGTGAATTGAACACCAAAGCCAACATTGCGGATGCAGATCAATTCTATGAAGATCTGATCAACGCCCATGCGGGCCTGTCAGAGGATGAGAGTCAGGCGCTGAATTCGCGATTGATCCTGCTCTTGGCCAATCATGTGGGCGACATGAATGTCTTGAGCCAAGCACTCGCAGCTGCACGGGCAGAGCCTTAG
- a CDS encoding MBL fold metallo-hydrolase, with amino-acid sequence MSKAFASAGDMEDKKISFTKVGEGLYAFTAEGDPNTGVIIGDDSVMIVEAQATPRLARKVIECVRSVTDKPISHVVLTHYHAVRVLGASAYGAREIIMSDTARSMVAERGQEDWDSEFDRFPRLFQGHEEIPGLTYPTTTFSDAMTVYLGNRRVDIMHLGRAHTAGDAVVWVPDQEVMFTGDIVEYHSACYCGDGHFGDWADTLANIAAFEPKSIAPGRGDALVGEEMVAKALAATEDFVSSTYKPVARVVARGGSLKEAWDAVRASCDDKFKDYAIYEHCLPFNVARAYDEARGIDTPRVWTAARDKDMWNALQN; translated from the coding sequence ATGTCTAAGGCCTTTGCCTCTGCTGGCGATATGGAAGATAAAAAAATCAGCTTCACCAAAGTTGGCGAGGGGCTTTATGCCTTCACCGCTGAAGGCGATCCAAATACCGGTGTGATCATCGGCGACGACAGCGTGATGATTGTCGAAGCCCAAGCCACCCCGCGGTTGGCCCGCAAGGTCATCGAATGTGTCCGCTCTGTCACCGACAAACCGATCAGCCATGTGGTGCTGACGCATTATCATGCGGTGCGGGTTTTGGGGGCCTCGGCCTATGGCGCACGTGAAATCATTATGTCTGACACCGCCCGGTCCATGGTGGCTGAACGAGGCCAGGAAGATTGGGACTCTGAATTTGACCGTTTCCCGCGCCTGTTTCAGGGCCACGAAGAAATTCCCGGTCTGACCTATCCGACAACCACATTCAGCGATGCAATGACGGTTTATCTTGGCAATCGCCGCGTGGACATCATGCATCTGGGCCGTGCGCATACAGCCGGGGATGCGGTCGTCTGGGTGCCGGACCAAGAGGTGATGTTCACCGGTGACATCGTGGAATACCACTCGGCCTGCTATTGTGGCGATGGCCACTTTGGCGATTGGGCAGACACATTGGCCAATATCGCAGCCTTTGAACCCAAATCTATAGCACCCGGTCGCGGCGATGCGCTGGTGGGCGAAGAGATGGTGGCCAAGGCTTTGGCCGCAACCGAAGACTTTGTGTCCTCGACCTACAAACCCGTGGCACGTGTGGTCGCGCGCGGCGGCAGCTTAAAAGAAGCCTGGGACGCAGTGCGCGCCTCATGTGACGACAAGTTCAAAGACTATGCGATCTACGAACATTGCCTGCCGTTCAATGTGGCACGCGCCTATGACGAAGCCCGTGGCATCGATACCCCGCGTGTTTGGACCGCCGCGCGCGACAAAGACATGTGGAATGCTCTGCAAAACTAA
- a CDS encoding carnitine 3-dehydrogenase yields MNNTAKTATIIGGGVIGGGWVARFLLNGWNVNVFDPDPEAERKITEVLTNARRALPALYDKLLPTEGTLCFHSDLKQALNNTHWVQESIPERLELKHKIHAQIQEFAPKAAVIGSSTSGFKPSELNQGTGRIIVAHPFNPVYLLPLVELVGDSEICATAADLLRSIGMYPLTVRKEIDAHIADRLLEAVWREGLWLIKDGICSTEELDEAVRMGFGLRWAQMGLFETYRIAGGEAGMKHFMTQFGPALQWPWTKLMDVPDFTEDLVNMIADQSDAQSGHMSIRALERLRDDNLVGMMRALKLSGSGAGGVLNTHEATLPEIASVDLPITVNRVIPQSWTDYNGHMNEAHYLEVSAQATDRFMEIIGADAAYVTAGQSYFTVENHMQFLAELHAGDAIHVTTHVLKGDGKKMQLFHTLTKADGTAAATVETLLIHMDLKARKTSLPAAHVADNLANYARAHMNLPAPNRTKRNVASGN; encoded by the coding sequence ATGAACAACACAGCTAAAACCGCAACAATCATCGGCGGCGGCGTCATTGGCGGCGGCTGGGTGGCCCGCTTTCTTCTGAACGGCTGGAACGTCAATGTCTTTGACCCGGATCCTGAGGCAGAGCGTAAGATCACCGAAGTTCTGACCAACGCCCGACGCGCCCTGCCCGCTCTCTATGACAAATTGCTGCCCACCGAAGGCACGCTTTGTTTTCACAGTGACCTAAAACAGGCTCTAAACAACACCCATTGGGTGCAAGAAAGCATTCCTGAACGTCTAGAGCTCAAGCATAAAATCCATGCGCAGATACAGGAATTTGCCCCAAAGGCCGCGGTCATCGGCTCGTCCACCTCTGGGTTTAAACCATCAGAGCTAAACCAAGGCACAGGTCGCATCATCGTCGCGCATCCTTTCAATCCGGTCTATTTGCTGCCTTTGGTGGAACTGGTCGGAGACAGCGAGATTTGCGCAACCGCCGCTGATCTGCTGCGCTCAATCGGAATGTACCCGCTGACCGTGCGCAAAGAAATCGACGCCCATATCGCAGATCGACTGCTGGAGGCTGTCTGGCGCGAGGGCCTGTGGCTGATCAAAGATGGCATCTGTTCAACAGAAGAATTGGACGAAGCTGTGCGCATGGGTTTTGGCCTGCGTTGGGCGCAAATGGGCCTGTTTGAAACCTACCGCATCGCCGGCGGCGAAGCAGGCATGAAACATTTCATGACCCAATTTGGCCCGGCTCTACAATGGCCCTGGACCAAACTCATGGACGTGCCGGACTTCACAGAAGACCTGGTGAATATGATTGCGGATCAGTCCGACGCCCAATCCGGTCACATGTCGATCCGCGCGCTTGAGCGCCTGCGCGACGACAATCTAGTGGGCATGATGCGCGCGCTCAAACTGTCAGGCAGTGGCGCTGGTGGCGTGCTGAACACCCACGAAGCCACCCTGCCCGAAATCGCCTCTGTCGATCTGCCCATCACGGTCAACCGGGTGATTCCGCAAAGCTGGACTGACTATAACGGCCATATGAACGAGGCCCATTATCTCGAAGTCTCAGCCCAGGCCACCGACCGCTTTATGGAGATAATCGGTGCGGACGCCGCCTATGTGACCGCCGGTCAAAGCTACTTCACCGTGGAAAACCACATGCAATTTCTGGCCGAACTACATGCCGGCGACGCAATTCACGTTACCACCCACGTTCTCAAGGGCGACGGCAAGAAAATGCAACTGTTCCACACCCTCACCAAAGCCGACGGCACCGCCGCTGCAACCGTCGAAACACTGTTGATCCACATGGATCTTAAGGCGCGCAAAACATCGCTCCCTGCAGCACATGTTGCTGACAATCTGGCCAACTACGCGCGGGCGCACATGAATTTGCCCGCGCCCAACCGCACCAAAAGAAATGTAGCCAGCGGCAATTAA
- the maiA gene encoding maleylacetoacetate isomerase: MTILYDYWRSSASYRVRIALGLADMEWQTQIVDLLAAEHQGAAHMKRNPQGLVPALEIDGILLTQSVAIIEYLDETRNLGLLPEDPKARAQVRALAFAIAMEIHPICNLSVAKYAVQQSQQAIENKQWMQHFITKGLMAYENMLSDGVYSYGDCVSLADVCLMPQMYNAKRWDVDLSQMPKMSAIAARLESLPAFAKAHPDQTPH, encoded by the coding sequence ATGACGATTTTATATGACTACTGGCGGTCCTCAGCGAGCTACCGCGTCAGAATTGCGCTGGGGCTTGCAGATATGGAATGGCAGACACAGATCGTGGATCTTTTGGCGGCGGAACACCAAGGCGCGGCCCATATGAAACGTAATCCACAGGGTCTGGTACCTGCCCTGGAAATTGATGGCATCCTGCTGACGCAATCTGTTGCGATCATCGAATATCTGGATGAAACCCGGAACTTGGGATTGTTGCCAGAGGATCCAAAAGCAAGGGCACAGGTGCGGGCGCTGGCTTTTGCCATCGCGATGGAAATCCACCCGATCTGCAATCTGAGCGTCGCCAAATACGCCGTGCAACAGTCGCAACAGGCCATCGAAAACAAGCAGTGGATGCAGCATTTCATCACCAAGGGGCTTATGGCCTATGAAAACATGCTGTCTGATGGGGTTTATTCATATGGCGACTGCGTGAGCCTGGCTGATGTTTGCTTGATGCCCCAGATGTATAACGCCAAGCGATGGGACGTTGATCTGAGCCAAATGCCAAAAATGAGCGCGATTGCGGCGCGGCTCGAAAGCCTCCCCGCCTTTGCCAAGGCTCATCCCGATCAGACACCGCACTGA
- a CDS encoding ATP-binding cassette domain-containing protein — protein MLEIKDVTVQGSTRRVVDGVSLNVAEGEIVALLGPNGAGKSELVLGIAGVMPLTGNVLIDGTEVATSSPQNVRAHGIAAIPEGHHTLGGLSVLDNLRAAGPTLADDALEHSVQAAFEIFPELREKAHLAAGSLSGGQQQMVAIAQALVSRPKVMLLDEMSLGLAPVIIERLVGVVRSLRDKGMGILLIEQFTHLALDVADRAHVITQGKLTYSGTPTDLKQDRGILERAYLG, from the coding sequence ATGCTGGAAATCAAGGATGTCACTGTGCAAGGCAGCACCCGTCGCGTGGTCGACGGCGTGTCGCTGAATGTTGCAGAGGGCGAGATCGTCGCGCTTCTGGGGCCAAACGGGGCCGGAAAATCAGAGCTGGTTCTGGGCATTGCCGGGGTGATGCCTCTGACGGGCAACGTGCTGATTGATGGCACCGAAGTCGCCACAAGTAGCCCACAGAATGTCCGGGCGCATGGCATTGCCGCAATTCCCGAAGGGCACCATACGTTGGGTGGGCTGTCGGTGCTGGATAATCTACGCGCCGCTGGCCCGACATTAGCGGATGACGCGCTGGAACACTCTGTGCAGGCGGCCTTTGAGATCTTTCCGGAATTGCGTGAAAAAGCCCATCTGGCCGCTGGTTCGTTATCAGGCGGGCAACAACAAATGGTGGCGATTGCCCAGGCTCTGGTATCGCGCCCAAAGGTGATGCTGCTAGATGAAATGTCTTTGGGTCTGGCACCGGTCATTATCGAAAGACTGGTGGGCGTCGTGCGCAGCCTGCGCGACAAAGGCATGGGGATTTTACTGATCGAGCAATTCACCCATCTGGCTCTGGATGTAGCGGATCGAGCGCATGTGATCACGCAGGGCAAGCTGACCTATTCGGGCACGCCCACGGACCTAAAGCAGGATCGCGGCATTCTGGAAAGGGCCTATCTGGGCTAA
- a CDS encoding GlxA family transcriptional regulator, whose protein sequence is MPAKFEFLLFDGFSNMVLASALEPLRDVQLRSLGAQLSWRITTLTGAEVTSSSGLRIRPDGTFNPGQTDATLVLVAGYHMRDQISKQLTSTLRLAARNAPLIIAVDTASWLLAEAGVLDGHSATIHWQEIDAFQEAFSNVSVSTARFVRSGRYLSCGGASAVLDMLLDLIKRQFGPAAAFDAFSMFVYDPTRQNQLGRGAQKLRETGSPKLLAAIDVMAENIETPLTTFELAKRVSLAERTLCRLFLRELGMSPGKYFRMFRLQKARYLVEETQLSQEQIALRCGFSSGASLARSFRSEMGVAMRDIRTRQQ, encoded by the coding sequence ATGCCTGCCAAATTTGAGTTTTTGCTGTTTGATGGATTTTCAAACATGGTGCTCGCGAGCGCCCTGGAGCCTTTGCGCGATGTGCAGCTGCGCTCGTTAGGGGCGCAGCTGAGTTGGCGCATCACCACGTTGACTGGTGCAGAGGTCACTAGCTCGAGCGGGTTGCGCATCAGGCCAGATGGCACATTTAATCCGGGCCAAACCGATGCAACCTTGGTGCTTGTTGCCGGCTATCATATGCGCGATCAGATCAGCAAACAGCTGACCAGCACCTTGCGATTGGCTGCGCGAAATGCCCCTTTGATCATTGCGGTTGATACCGCGTCTTGGCTGTTGGCAGAGGCAGGGGTCTTGGATGGGCATAGCGCGACAATTCACTGGCAGGAAATCGACGCCTTTCAAGAGGCGTTTTCAAATGTATCTGTTTCCACAGCGCGGTTTGTGCGTTCGGGGCGTTATCTGAGCTGCGGCGGCGCCAGCGCGGTTCTGGACATGCTTTTGGATCTGATCAAACGCCAGTTTGGCCCGGCAGCGGCCTTTGATGCCTTTAGTATGTTTGTCTATGATCCAACGCGGCAAAACCAATTGGGTCGCGGGGCGCAAAAATTGCGCGAAACCGGGTCTCCAAAGCTGCTTGCGGCCATAGATGTAATGGCCGAGAATATAGAAACCCCCCTGACGACATTTGAGCTGGCCAAACGGGTGTCACTGGCAGAGCGCACCCTTTGTCGGTTGTTTCTGCGCGAGCTGGGCATGTCTCCCGGCAAGTATTTCAGAATGTTTCGGCTGCAAAAAGCCCGCTACCTTGTGGAAGAGACCCAACTGAGCCAGGAGCAAATCGCCCTGCGCTGTGGGTTCTCTTCGGGGGCTTCTCTGGCGCGGTCCTTTCGGTCTGAAATGGGTGTCGCAATGCGCGACATCCGGACCAGGCAGCAGTGA
- the hmgA gene encoding homogentisate 1,2-dioxygenase produces MTDTGLTSSENTMGITPGYMPGFGNDFETEALPGALPKGMNSPQKCAYGLYGEQLTGTAFTAPSHQNERTWCYRIRPSVKHVGRFNKIENPYWKSAPHVLEDVVSLGQYRWDPIPHSGEKLTWITGMKTVTTAGDVYTQVGMATHVYLVTENMQDEYFFSADSELLVVPQEGHLRFCTELGVIDIAPKEIAILPRGLVYRVELPDGKPARGFVCENYGQKLELPGRGPIGANCMANRRDFKTPVAAFEDRDAHSRVVIKWQGQFHETFIDHSPLDVVAWHGNYAPCKYDLSDYCPVGAILFDHPDPSIFTVLTAPSGVPGTANIDFVLFRERWMTMEDTFRPPWYHKNVMSELMGNIYGEYDAKPDGFAPGGISLHNMMLPHGPDQQAFDKATHSNLGPEKLDKTMSFMFETRFPQHLTEFAAKEAPLQDDYIACWDSLEKNFDGTPEGNWKR; encoded by the coding sequence ATGACTGACACTGGATTGACCAGCTCTGAGAACACCATGGGTATTACCCCAGGATATATGCCGGGTTTTGGCAATGACTTTGAAACCGAGGCTCTGCCGGGGGCACTGCCCAAGGGCATGAACAGCCCGCAAAAATGTGCCTATGGTCTGTATGGTGAACAGCTCACAGGCACCGCGTTTACAGCGCCAAGCCATCAAAATGAGCGCACCTGGTGCTATCGCATTCGTCCTTCAGTGAAACATGTCGGGCGCTTTAACAAGATTGAAAATCCATATTGGAAATCTGCGCCGCATGTGCTGGAAGATGTGGTGTCACTGGGCCAATATCGCTGGGATCCCATTCCCCATAGCGGTGAAAAACTGACCTGGATCACCGGGATGAAAACGGTGACTACCGCAGGTGATGTCTACACACAGGTTGGTATGGCAACGCATGTCTATCTTGTGACCGAAAACATGCAGGATGAATATTTCTTTTCCGCAGATTCCGAGCTGCTGGTGGTGCCGCAAGAAGGCCATCTGCGCTTTTGTACCGAATTGGGTGTGATTGACATTGCCCCCAAAGAGATAGCCATTCTTCCCCGTGGATTGGTGTATCGGGTTGAACTGCCAGACGGCAAACCAGCGCGCGGTTTTGTGTGTGAAAACTATGGTCAGAAGCTAGAGCTTCCAGGGCGCGGACCCATCGGGGCCAATTGCATGGCCAACCGCCGGGATTTTAAAACCCCAGTGGCCGCTTTTGAAGACCGTGACGCGCACTCGCGCGTGGTGATCAAATGGCAGGGTCAGTTCCATGAGACCTTCATTGACCATTCGCCTCTGGATGTTGTCGCCTGGCATGGCAATTATGCGCCCTGCAAATACGACCTGAGCGATTATTGCCCAGTTGGCGCGATCCTGTTTGACCACCCTGATCCCTCGATCTTTACTGTGCTGACCGCCCCATCTGGTGTGCCGGGCACCGCGAATATTGACTTTGTGCTGTTCCGCGAACGCTGGATGACCATGGAAGACACCTTCCGTCCGCCTTGGTACCACAAAAACGTCATGTCCGAACTGATGGGCAATATTTATGGTGAATATGATGCAAAGCCAGATGGGTTTGCCCCAGGTGGGATCAGCTTGCACAATATGATGCTGCCGCATGGGCCGGATCAGCAAGCCTTTGACAAGGCCACCCACAGCAACCTCGGCCCAGAAAAGCTGGATAAGACGATGTCCTTTATGTTTGAGACGCGTTTCCCGCAGCATCTGACCGAATTCGCCGCCAAAGAGGCCCCGCTGCAAGATGACTACATCGCTTGCTGGGACAGCCTTGAAAAGAATTTTGATGGAACGCCTGAAGGCAATTGGAAAAGATAA
- the fahA gene encoding fumarylacetoacetase — MTLLKSWVQSANTSETDFPLNNLPYGVFSTDGTARCGVAIGDQILDVTALETAGLLQLDGGPLLQNGVWNDVMAAGPDVWKTLRADLQAALTEGADQQAALAAHLVAQADATLHMPITVAEYTDFYAGKNHAINVGSMFRDPANALPPNWLSIPIGYNGRASSVVVSGTDVVRPNGQLKGPNDEHPRFAPCARFDLELEMGAIVGQPSEGMVSVQQADDMIFGYVLLNDWSARDIQAWEYQPLGPFQAKATATSISPWIVTKAALEPFRTATPERERPQLAYLSEPGPMLYNIDLEVGLSPEGQNESVIARTNYNEMYYSAAQQLCHHTTSGCTMRVGDLLGSGTISGPQKENRGSMLELSWGGKEPMTLATGETRSFLEDGDTLTLRGAAKGDGYRVGFGACKGTILPAPAVPDWAK, encoded by the coding sequence ATGACACTGCTCAAAAGCTGGGTCCAGAGCGCGAACACCTCCGAGACCGACTTCCCTTTGAACAATCTGCCATATGGCGTGTTCTCTACCGATGGCACCGCCCGTTGCGGTGTTGCTATCGGCGACCAAATTCTGGATGTGACGGCGTTGGAAACCGCGGGCCTATTGCAGCTGGACGGCGGTCCGTTGCTGCAAAACGGTGTCTGGAATGACGTGATGGCCGCAGGGCCCGACGTTTGGAAGACGCTGCGCGCTGATCTGCAGGCCGCGTTGACCGAAGGCGCGGACCAACAAGCCGCATTGGCCGCGCATTTGGTGGCACAGGCGGATGCAACCCTGCATATGCCAATCACCGTTGCGGAATATACCGACTTTTATGCCGGCAAAAACCACGCAATCAACGTAGGATCGATGTTCCGCGACCCGGCAAATGCATTGCCGCCAAATTGGCTTTCAATTCCAATTGGCTACAATGGCCGCGCCTCTTCGGTTGTGGTGTCTGGCACAGATGTGGTGCGCCCCAATGGCCAGCTCAAAGGCCCGAACGACGAACATCCACGCTTTGCGCCCTGTGCCCGGTTTGACCTCGAACTGGAAATGGGGGCGATTGTTGGGCAGCCCTCTGAGGGCATGGTTTCGGTGCAGCAAGCAGACGACATGATCTTTGGCTATGTGTTGCTGAACGACTGGTCTGCACGCGACATCCAAGCGTGGGAATATCAACCTCTAGGCCCGTTTCAGGCGAAAGCCACTGCAACTTCGATCAGCCCATGGATCGTGACAAAAGCGGCGCTTGAGCCTTTTCGTACCGCGACACCAGAGCGCGAGCGCCCACAGCTGGCATACCTCAGCGAACCAGGGCCGATGCTTTATAATATCGATCTCGAAGTTGGCCTGTCCCCCGAAGGTCAGAACGAAAGCGTTATCGCACGCACCAACTACAACGAGATGTATTATTCGGCAGCGCAACAATTGTGCCACCACACCACATCTGGCTGCACCATGCGGGTCGGAGATTTGTTGGGGTCTGGCACAATTTCAGGACCACAAAAAGAAAATCGCGGATCGATGCTGGAACTCAGTTGGGGGGGCAAAGAACCCATGACACTTGCAACCGGCGAAACCCGCTCGTTTCTCGAAGATGGCGATACGCTGACGTTGCGCGGTGCAGCCAAAGGAGACGGGTATCGCGTCGGCTTTGGCGCTTGCAAGGGTACAATCCTGCCCGCGCCCGCAGTGCCTGACTGGGCAAAATAA
- a CDS encoding 3-keto-5-aminohexanoate cleavage protein: MPLTMNRDVFITCAVTGSGSTQDRSPHVPRSPKQIAESAIDAAKAGAAVVHCHVRDPETGTPSRDLALYRELTDRVRDAEVDVVLNLTAGMGGDIVFGSAEAPFPVNASATDMIGATERLAHIAECLPEICTLDCGTMNFAEADYVMTNTPGMLRAMGQMMTDLGVKPEIEAFDTGHLWFATQLVKEGILTSPALVQLCMGVPWGAPNDLNTFMAMVNNVPSDWTWSAFSLGRDQMPYAAQSVLAGGNVRVGLEDNLWLGKGVLATNAQLVERAVGVIEGMGAKVIGPAEVRSKLGLTKRARVAA, encoded by the coding sequence ATGCCTCTGACTATGAACCGAGATGTTTTTATCACCTGCGCTGTTACCGGATCTGGCAGCACACAAGATCGCAGCCCACATGTGCCTCGTTCGCCCAAGCAAATCGCAGAGTCGGCGATTGATGCTGCCAAGGCTGGCGCCGCTGTGGTGCATTGCCATGTGCGCGACCCTGAAACCGGGACCCCAAGCCGTGATTTGGCCCTGTATCGGGAGTTGACCGACCGGGTGCGCGACGCCGAGGTCGATGTTGTTTTGAACCTGACCGCAGGTATGGGCGGCGACATTGTGTTTGGCTCTGCAGAGGCCCCCTTCCCCGTCAATGCATCCGCCACCGACATGATCGGTGCCACCGAACGCTTGGCCCATATTGCCGAATGCCTGCCAGAAATCTGCACACTGGATTGCGGCACAATGAATTTCGCCGAAGCAGACTATGTGATGACAAACACCCCGGGCATGTTGCGCGCCATGGGGCAAATGATGACTGACCTTGGGGTAAAACCAGAAATCGAAGCCTTTGACACTGGCCATCTTTGGTTTGCGACCCAACTTGTGAAAGAGGGAATTCTAACGTCACCCGCCTTGGTTCAGCTTTGCATGGGCGTGCCCTGGGGCGCTCCAAATGACCTCAATACTTTTATGGCCATGGTCAACAATGTGCCCTCTGACTGGACATGGTCCGCCTTTAGCCTTGGCCGCGATCAAATGCCTTATGCGGCGCAATCAGTGCTGGCCGGCGGCAATGTGCGTGTTGGTTTGGAAGACAATCTCTGGCTTGGCAAAGGTGTTCTTGCCACCAATGCGCAACTGGTTGAACGCGCTGTTGGTGTCATCGAAGGCATGGGCGCAAAGGTCATTGGCCCCGCAGAGGTGCGCAGCAAACTTGGCCTGACCAAACGCGCGCGGGTGGCCGCATGA